From Pseudomonadota bacterium:
GTGATTATGGCGAGAATAACGGTAGAAGATTGTCTTGAGAATGTGGAAAATCGTTTCGAGCTTATATCTTTAGCGTCAAAGCGGGCAAAACAGATTGTCGCGCAGAAAAAATCATTGTTGGATAATTATAAAAATCGTCCGATAGTCATGGCTTTGCGAGAAATTGCCGCCAAGCGAGTATGGTCTGTGATAAATCAGGATTGATAACCAGGATTGTGGTTTCACGTGAAACAGCTGCTGCTTGAGGGAATGCGGTGAATTTCAACTGGAATATTCTGAAGCTGCAAATTGTATCGTTGGGCGGCCT
This genomic window contains:
- a CDS encoding DNA-directed RNA polymerase subunit omega, whose protein sequence is MARITVEDCLENVENRFELISLASKRAKQIVAQKKSLLDNYKNRPIVMALREIAAKRVWSVINQD